The following proteins are encoded in a genomic region of Glycine max cultivar Williams 82 chromosome 18, Glycine_max_v4.0, whole genome shotgun sequence:
- the LOC100783278 gene encoding uncharacterized protein isoform X1, which translates to MGGDSIVSHGTDEGSCLEENFPLLSSHSSPALRDNLGLQDEDNRMKAENGLTCSETDEEIIHPSRVDFEVNERRRVINYQEILQCCDELKIHSKDLKREKQKILRYKPGAWIEKAGGLKISDYDVPKTTCLLLVGPRGSGKSSLINRISKVVEDDRFAPARAQESYNSLLGDGTSFLQEYMIPRYSNSICLYDTRSLSDNSEKDENIRMLKSWMTKGVHHGELVVRKTDNQRLRKSLKGKAHKKGYLSSKTRKVNFVIYVVNGLLVLKAMENDGALETQCVQSIVSTFNCPFLSFKDDKPVLVFTHGDLLSFSERALVREHLGTLLGIPPTKQIFDIPDCDCPATESAIIGMLRYSLAHADRHFPQRSKVMDKVHKMSLSLYMILLILGIGIAIGWAQNTENRRVQFPRPKQKVPKSKPIEWHKIRHIW; encoded by the exons ATGGGTGGGGATTCTATTGTTTCTCATG GTACAGACGAAGGTTCTTGTTTGGAGGAGAATTTTCCCTTGCTTTCATCTCACTCCTCACCTGCTCTCAG GGATAATTTGGGCTTGCAGGATGAAGACAACAGAATGAAAGCGGAGAATGGGTTAACTTGTAGTGAAACTGATGAAGAAATCATACATCCTTCTAGAGTTGATTTTGAAGTCAATGAAAGGAGAAGGGTTATTAACTACCAAGAAATCCTTCAATGTTGTGATGAATTGAAGATTCATAGCAAGgatttgaaaagggagaaacaaaaaattttgag ATATAAGCCTGGAGCATGGATTGAGAAGGCTGGTGGCTTAAAGATAAGTGATTATGATGTGCCAAAGACAACATGCCTCTTATTGGTTGGTCCAAGAGGATCTGGGAAAAGTAGTCTCATAAATAGAATCTCTAAGGTGGTTGAGGATGACAGATTTGCACCAGCAAGAGCACAAGAATCAT ATAATTCACTTTTAGGGGACGGAACATCCTTCCTCCAGGAGTATATGATTCCAAGATATTCAAATTCTATCTGTCTGTATGATACACGTAGTTTGTCGGATAACTCAGAAAAAGATGAGAATATTAGAATGCTGAAGagttggatgacaaaaggtgttcACCATGGAGAGCTTGTTGTCAG GAAAACAGATAATCAGAGATTGAGGAAAAGTTTGAAGGGGAAAGCTCACAAGAAAGGTTACTTATCCAGTAAGACCAGAAAagttaattttgtaatatatgTTGTTAATGGTCTTTTGGTTCTGAAAGCAATGGAGAATGATGGTGCTTTGGAGACACAGTGTGTTCAATCAATTGTTTCTACTTTCAATTGCCCATTCCTGTCATTTAAAG ATGACAAACCTGTACTTGTTTTCACTCATGGGGATCTCCTTTCGTTCTCTGAGCGTGCTCTTGTTCGTGAACATTTGGGAACGTTATTGGGAATTCCACCCACCAAGCAAATTTTTGATATCCCAG ACTGTGATTGTCCAGCAACTGAGTCTGCCATAATTGGAATGCTAAGATATAGTCTTGCACATGCCGACAGACATTTTCCACAGAGAAGCAAGGTTATGGATaag GTTCATAAAATGTCTCTGTCACTGTACATGATTTTGCTGATTCTAGGAATAGGAATCGCGATTGGCTGGGCCCAAAATACTGAAAATAGAAGAGTTCAATTTCCACGTCCAAAACAGAAAGTTCCCAAGAGCAAGCCAATAGAGTGGCATAAAATTCGACACATATGGTAG
- the LOC100783278 gene encoding uncharacterized protein isoform X2, translating into MGGDSIVSHGTDEGSCLEENFPLLSSHSSPALRDNLGLQDEDNRMKAENGLTCSETDEEIIHPSRVDFEVNERRRVINYQEILQCCDELKIHSKDLKREKQKILRYKPGAWIEKAGGLKISDYDVPKTTCLLLVGPRGSGKSSLINRISKVVEDDRFAPARAQESWDGTSFLQEYMIPRYSNSICLYDTRSLSDNSEKDENIRMLKSWMTKGVHHGELVVRKTDNQRLRKSLKGKAHKKGYLSSKTRKVNFVIYVVNGLLVLKAMENDGALETQCVQSIVSTFNCPFLSFKDDKPVLVFTHGDLLSFSERALVREHLGTLLGIPPTKQIFDIPDCDCPATESAIIGMLRYSLAHADRHFPQRSKVMDKVHKMSLSLYMILLILGIGIAIGWAQNTENRRVQFPRPKQKVPKSKPIEWHKIRHIW; encoded by the exons ATGGGTGGGGATTCTATTGTTTCTCATG GTACAGACGAAGGTTCTTGTTTGGAGGAGAATTTTCCCTTGCTTTCATCTCACTCCTCACCTGCTCTCAG GGATAATTTGGGCTTGCAGGATGAAGACAACAGAATGAAAGCGGAGAATGGGTTAACTTGTAGTGAAACTGATGAAGAAATCATACATCCTTCTAGAGTTGATTTTGAAGTCAATGAAAGGAGAAGGGTTATTAACTACCAAGAAATCCTTCAATGTTGTGATGAATTGAAGATTCATAGCAAGgatttgaaaagggagaaacaaaaaattttgag ATATAAGCCTGGAGCATGGATTGAGAAGGCTGGTGGCTTAAAGATAAGTGATTATGATGTGCCAAAGACAACATGCCTCTTATTGGTTGGTCCAAGAGGATCTGGGAAAAGTAGTCTCATAAATAGAATCTCTAAGGTGGTTGAGGATGACAGATTTGCACCAGCAAGAGCACAAGAATCAT GGGACGGAACATCCTTCCTCCAGGAGTATATGATTCCAAGATATTCAAATTCTATCTGTCTGTATGATACACGTAGTTTGTCGGATAACTCAGAAAAAGATGAGAATATTAGAATGCTGAAGagttggatgacaaaaggtgttcACCATGGAGAGCTTGTTGTCAG GAAAACAGATAATCAGAGATTGAGGAAAAGTTTGAAGGGGAAAGCTCACAAGAAAGGTTACTTATCCAGTAAGACCAGAAAagttaattttgtaatatatgTTGTTAATGGTCTTTTGGTTCTGAAAGCAATGGAGAATGATGGTGCTTTGGAGACACAGTGTGTTCAATCAATTGTTTCTACTTTCAATTGCCCATTCCTGTCATTTAAAG ATGACAAACCTGTACTTGTTTTCACTCATGGGGATCTCCTTTCGTTCTCTGAGCGTGCTCTTGTTCGTGAACATTTGGGAACGTTATTGGGAATTCCACCCACCAAGCAAATTTTTGATATCCCAG ACTGTGATTGTCCAGCAACTGAGTCTGCCATAATTGGAATGCTAAGATATAGTCTTGCACATGCCGACAGACATTTTCCACAGAGAAGCAAGGTTATGGATaag GTTCATAAAATGTCTCTGTCACTGTACATGATTTTGCTGATTCTAGGAATAGGAATCGCGATTGGCTGGGCCCAAAATACTGAAAATAGAAGAGTTCAATTTCCACGTCCAAAACAGAAAGTTCCCAAGAGCAAGCCAATAGAGTGGCATAAAATTCGACACATATGGTAG
- the LOC100783814 gene encoding GTP cyclohydrolase 1 yields the protein MGCVIDGRFTVEIQNGVSNGCGEVGLWNDGGGAIEDAVKVLLEGLGEDVNREGLRKTPLRVAKALHEGTRGYRQKVNDIVQGALFPEAGLDNRVGHAGGAGGLVIVRDLDLFSYCESCLLPFPVKCHVGYVPSGERVVGLSKLSRVADVFAKRLQEPQRLADEVCSALHQGIRPAGVAIILQCSHIHFPDIESVFLDSNYQGWVKILVSSGSGVFENKNADVWADFFGLLKFRGINMDKIHFRGSSDPCWCPSQSSLSAKVSSKIGPVNPVMVTAVASVIESLGENPLRKELIGTPTRFVKWLMNFQKSNFNIKLNGFLCDGIDSLNVNEDVNINKKITSELNIPFWSQCEHHLLPFHGVVHIGYLMSDGFNPILKSLLQSIVHFYGFKLQVQERLTRQIAETIAPLLGGDVIVVVEASHTCMISRGIEKFGSSTATIGVLGHFSTDPTARASFLKSIPYPTSSGEQ from the exons ATGGGGTGTGTGATTGATGGGCGTTTCACTGTTGAGATTCAAAATGGAGTGAGCAATGGTTGTGGTGAAGTGGGTTTGTGGAATGATGGTGGTGGTGCCATTGAGGATGCTGTGAAGGTTTTGTTGGAGGGTCTAGGGGAAGATGTGAACAGGGAAGGCCTTAGAAAGACACCACTTCGTGTAGCCAAGGCCCTTCATGAAGGAACCAGAG GTTACAGACAAAAGGTGAACGACATTGTTCAAGGTGCTTTATTCCCTGAAGCTGGTCTAGATAATAGAGTTGGTCATGCAGGTGGAGCAGGTGGACTTGTGATTGTTCGAGATCTTGACTTGTTTTCCTATTGCGAGTCCTGCTTGCTTCCATTCCCGGTCAAGTGTCATGTGGGTTATGTCCCCTCTGGTGAAAGAGTTGTTGGTTTAAGCAAGCTCTCTCGTGTTGCTGATGTATTTGCAAAACGACTTCAAGAGCCTCAGCGTCTGGCAGATGAGGTGTGTTCTGCTTTACATCAGGGAATAAGGCCAGCAGGTGTTGCTATCATACTTCAATGTTCACATATCCACTTTCCAGACATAGAATCAGtctttcttgactcaaattatcAAGGGTGGGTGAAGATACTTGTTTCTTCAGGTTCTGGGGTTTTTGAGAACAAAAATGCAGATGTATGGGCTGATTTCTTTGGTCTTCTTAAATTTAGAGGCATCAATAtggataaaattcattttagagGATCATCTGATCCATGCTGGTGTCCTTCTCAGTCTTCTCTCTCTGCCAAAGTTTCCTCCAAAATAGGACCAGTCAATCCTGTAATGGTTACTGCAGTAGCTTCAGTTATTGAatctttgggagaaaatcctTTGAGGAAGGAGCTTATAGGGACTCCAACTAGATTTGTGAAATGGTTGATGAACTTTCAAAAGAGTAACTTTAATATCAAGTtgaatggttttctttgtgaTGGGATAGATTCTTTAAATGTCAATGAGgatgttaacatcaacaaaaaaataacctcTGAGTTGAACATACCTTTTTGGTCACAATGTGAGCATCATTTGCTTCCTTTTCATGGTGTTGTTCACATAGGATACCTTATGTCTGACGGATTCAATCCTATCTTAAAATCGCTTTTACAATCAATTGTACATTTTTATGGTTTCAAGCTCCAAGTTCAGGAAAGGCTTACCAGGCAGATAGCTGAAACCATTGCCCCACTGTTAGGTGGAGATGTGATAGTAGTTGTAGAGGCAAGCCACACGTGTATGATTTCGAGGGGAATTGAGAAGTTTGGAAGTAGTACGGCTACTATTGGTGTGTTAGGACATTTTTCAACCGACCCTACTGCAAGGGCATCATTCTTGAAGAGTATTCCATATCCTACATCATCTGGGGAGCAATGA
- the LOC100783278 gene encoding uncharacterized protein isoform X3, which translates to MDEGSCLEENFPLLSSHSSPALRDNLGLQDEDNRMKAENGLTCSETDEEIIHPSRVDFEVNERRRVINYQEILQCCDELKIHSKDLKREKQKILRYKPGAWIEKAGGLKISDYDVPKTTCLLLVGPRGSGKSSLINRISKVVEDDRFAPARAQESYNSLLGDGTSFLQEYMIPRYSNSICLYDTRSLSDNSEKDENIRMLKSWMTKGVHHGELVVRKTDNQRLRKSLKGKAHKKGYLSSKTRKVNFVIYVVNGLLVLKAMENDGALETQCVQSIVSTFNCPFLSFKDDKPVLVFTHGDLLSFSERALVREHLGTLLGIPPTKQIFDIPDCDCPATESAIIGMLRYSLAHADRHFPQRSKVMDKVHKMSLSLYMILLILGIGIAIGWAQNTENRRVQFPRPKQKVPKSKPIEWHKIRHIW; encoded by the exons ATGG ACGAAGGTTCTTGTTTGGAGGAGAATTTTCCCTTGCTTTCATCTCACTCCTCACCTGCTCTCAG GGATAATTTGGGCTTGCAGGATGAAGACAACAGAATGAAAGCGGAGAATGGGTTAACTTGTAGTGAAACTGATGAAGAAATCATACATCCTTCTAGAGTTGATTTTGAAGTCAATGAAAGGAGAAGGGTTATTAACTACCAAGAAATCCTTCAATGTTGTGATGAATTGAAGATTCATAGCAAGgatttgaaaagggagaaacaaaaaattttgag ATATAAGCCTGGAGCATGGATTGAGAAGGCTGGTGGCTTAAAGATAAGTGATTATGATGTGCCAAAGACAACATGCCTCTTATTGGTTGGTCCAAGAGGATCTGGGAAAAGTAGTCTCATAAATAGAATCTCTAAGGTGGTTGAGGATGACAGATTTGCACCAGCAAGAGCACAAGAATCAT ATAATTCACTTTTAGGGGACGGAACATCCTTCCTCCAGGAGTATATGATTCCAAGATATTCAAATTCTATCTGTCTGTATGATACACGTAGTTTGTCGGATAACTCAGAAAAAGATGAGAATATTAGAATGCTGAAGagttggatgacaaaaggtgttcACCATGGAGAGCTTGTTGTCAG GAAAACAGATAATCAGAGATTGAGGAAAAGTTTGAAGGGGAAAGCTCACAAGAAAGGTTACTTATCCAGTAAGACCAGAAAagttaattttgtaatatatgTTGTTAATGGTCTTTTGGTTCTGAAAGCAATGGAGAATGATGGTGCTTTGGAGACACAGTGTGTTCAATCAATTGTTTCTACTTTCAATTGCCCATTCCTGTCATTTAAAG ATGACAAACCTGTACTTGTTTTCACTCATGGGGATCTCCTTTCGTTCTCTGAGCGTGCTCTTGTTCGTGAACATTTGGGAACGTTATTGGGAATTCCACCCACCAAGCAAATTTTTGATATCCCAG ACTGTGATTGTCCAGCAACTGAGTCTGCCATAATTGGAATGCTAAGATATAGTCTTGCACATGCCGACAGACATTTTCCACAGAGAAGCAAGGTTATGGATaag GTTCATAAAATGTCTCTGTCACTGTACATGATTTTGCTGATTCTAGGAATAGGAATCGCGATTGGCTGGGCCCAAAATACTGAAAATAGAAGAGTTCAATTTCCACGTCCAAAACAGAAAGTTCCCAAGAGCAAGCCAATAGAGTGGCATAAAATTCGACACATATGGTAG